From one Paenibacillus terrae HPL-003 genomic stretch:
- a CDS encoding response regulator transcription factor encodes MMNVLLVDDEPWVLEGLRTIVNWDKYGFRVCGEASNGSSAWSLIERLQPELVFTDIQMPSVSGLELIDRSQHKLAKPPRFVILSGHNNFEYAVTALDQRVDDYLLKPIDEDEIEAVLDQISRKIREETAKEELRRRDRSLYVNCLLNRLIQGEAGTELENEATALLNIGSGEEIGCLLVETEMNEEELKRQISELAGPERPELFTDPEGRVGLVASGKPHAADRLEALGRRLCEEWPGEAPSPAIAALSYGTGGASALRPIYEKALAALKWKRYHNEGGIIACNELPRNERMKGVNKAALASLIERVSSDSPEEIEAAADALLAAPSLGLPDIEYVRIQLSALEMGISKKLKELGGDADAFMRGIQGEFGTLTETTTFPAFRRYALALCLSGAAALREQRERSECRTIFRVVQHVDQEFRKKLQLQELAQMFHMNPIYLGQLFKQQTGKSFREYLNGKRVEEAKRLLRQGRLSIAEVAANSGYPNTDYFISQFKRITGIAPSAFRRRE; translated from the coding sequence TGCTGCTGGTAGACGATGAACCGTGGGTTCTTGAGGGTTTGCGCACAATTGTGAACTGGGACAAATATGGCTTCCGGGTCTGTGGAGAGGCCTCGAACGGCAGCTCCGCCTGGTCTCTGATTGAGCGGCTTCAGCCCGAACTGGTATTTACCGATATTCAAATGCCTTCCGTCAGCGGTCTGGAGCTGATCGACCGCTCACAGCATAAGCTGGCAAAGCCGCCGCGGTTTGTCATATTGAGCGGGCACAATAACTTCGAGTATGCAGTGACGGCGCTTGACCAACGCGTCGATGATTATCTGCTCAAGCCGATTGACGAGGATGAGATAGAGGCGGTGTTGGACCAGATAAGCCGCAAGATCCGGGAAGAGACGGCCAAGGAGGAGCTCCGTCGCCGCGACCGATCCCTGTACGTCAATTGTCTGCTCAATCGGCTGATTCAGGGCGAGGCGGGCACCGAGCTTGAGAATGAAGCCACGGCCTTGTTGAATATCGGAAGCGGTGAGGAGATCGGCTGCCTGCTGGTTGAAACGGAAATGAACGAAGAAGAGTTGAAGCGTCAGATATCGGAGCTTGCCGGGCCGGAACGTCCGGAGCTGTTCACGGATCCCGAAGGAAGAGTGGGCCTGGTCGCTTCCGGGAAACCGCACGCTGCAGATCGGCTTGAGGCTCTTGGGCGTCGGCTGTGTGAAGAGTGGCCGGGCGAGGCTCCCTCTCCCGCAATTGCGGCGCTGAGTTATGGTACGGGAGGGGCGTCCGCACTTCGGCCTATTTACGAAAAAGCGCTGGCAGCGCTCAAATGGAAGCGCTATCATAACGAGGGAGGCATTATCGCCTGCAACGAGCTTCCGCGGAACGAACGCATGAAGGGAGTGAACAAAGCGGCCCTGGCTTCCTTGATCGAACGGGTCTCCTCGGACAGTCCCGAAGAGATTGAAGCTGCGGCGGACGCCCTGCTTGCTGCACCGTCCCTCGGGCTACCGGATATCGAATATGTGCGGATTCAGTTGTCCGCCCTCGAAATGGGTATCTCCAAGAAGCTGAAGGAGCTGGGTGGAGACGCCGATGCCTTCATGCGGGGCATACAGGGAGAGTTCGGTACGCTGACGGAGACAACCACTTTTCCGGCTTTTCGCCGGTATGCCCTGGCGCTATGCCTGAGCGGAGCGGCTGCCCTCCGCGAGCAGCGTGAACGCAGCGAGTGCCGCACGATCTTCCGGGTGGTGCAGCATGTGGACCAGGAATTTCGGAAGAAGCTGCAGCTTCAGGAGCTTGCCCAGATGTTCCATATGAATCCTATCTATTTGGGACAGTTGTTCAAGCAGCAGACCGGCAAGTCGTTCCGGGAATATCTGAACGGCAAGCGGGTTGAAGAGGCGAAGCGGCTTCTGCGACAAGGCCGGCTGAGCATCGCCGAAGTGGCGGCGAATTCCGGTTATCCCAACACTGATTATTTTATAAGCCAGTTCAAACGGATAACAGGGATAGCGCCGTCTGCTTTCAGACGGCGGGAATAG